A single genomic interval of Gammaproteobacteria bacterium harbors:
- the gcvH gene encoding glycine cleavage system protein GcvH gives MSTVPADRKFAITHEWAMDDGTGIVTVGISDHAQAALGDVVFVELPETGTHLDAGEQAGVVESVKAASDIYAPVAGEVIEVNEALEGNPEQVNADPYGDGWFFRLRADSSEDMDALLDAEAYEASLDEE, from the coding sequence ATGAGCACTGTTCCTGCGGATCGAAAATTTGCCATTACCCACGAGTGGGCCATGGACGATGGCACGGGTATCGTGACCGTGGGTATCAGTGATCATGCCCAGGCCGCGCTCGGTGATGTGGTGTTCGTCGAACTCCCCGAAACAGGCACCCACCTCGATGCGGGCGAGCAGGCCGGCGTGGTCGAATCGGTCAAGGCCGCGTCCGATATCTACGCTCCGGTCGCGGGCGAGGTGATCGAAGTCAACGAGGCGCTCGAAGGCAACCCGGAACAGGTAAATGCCGACCCCTATGGCGACGGATGGTTTTTCCGGCTGCGCGCCGACAGCAGCGAGGACATGGACGCGCTGCTCGACGCCGAAGCCTATGAAGCAAGCCTCGATGAGGAATGA
- a CDS encoding UbiH/UbiF/VisC/COQ6 family ubiquinone biosynthesis hydroxylase, translating into MKSPRVPSYDVVIVGGGIAGCALAATLAPLGHEVLLVEAAALADSLPPLAATIAEVDPRVSALSAASTELMREVGAWDLIPPRARSSYEAMRVWEEDGSGLIEFRAEEVRRPELGHIVENRWIVGALLARLGSCPNVELKGSERLLALEQPVAGRAALRLQLASGALIDTALLVGADGANSAVRRLCGVRARTEDCGQRAIVATIRTDEGHRRTARQRFLQSGPLALLPLATLEADHACSIVWSADDGRAQQLLALDDRAFALELQRACESCLGGISEVSRRYDFPLRQQHADAYVAPGVVLVGDAAHVIHPLAGQGINLGFSDVRVLAEELGRALRRGAGPGDLDVLARYQRRRRGENALMLRAMQGFRRLYGADRLDLRLLRNVGMSLVHRSGPLKREFMRRAMGLG; encoded by the coding sequence ATGAAGTCTCCTCGAGTGCCTTCTTATGATGTGGTGATCGTCGGCGGCGGTATTGCCGGCTGCGCGCTGGCCGCAACTCTGGCGCCGCTCGGTCACGAGGTACTGCTGGTCGAGGCCGCTGCGCTGGCGGACTCGCTGCCGCCGCTTGCCGCTACCATTGCCGAGGTCGATCCACGGGTCAGCGCCCTGAGCGCCGCCTCGACGGAGCTGATGCGCGAGGTCGGCGCCTGGGATTTGATCCCGCCGCGAGCCCGGAGCTCCTACGAGGCGATGCGCGTATGGGAGGAGGACGGCAGTGGCCTGATCGAGTTCCGCGCCGAGGAGGTGCGGCGACCGGAACTCGGCCATATCGTCGAGAACCGCTGGATCGTGGGTGCTTTGCTGGCGCGCCTGGGCAGTTGCCCTAATGTCGAGCTGAAGGGATCCGAGCGGCTGCTCGCCCTCGAGCAGCCTGTAGCCGGGCGCGCCGCGCTGCGCCTGCAGCTTGCCTCCGGCGCTCTCATCGATACTGCGTTGCTGGTCGGCGCCGATGGTGCAAATTCCGCGGTACGCCGGTTGTGTGGTGTGCGGGCGCGCACCGAGGACTGCGGCCAGCGTGCGATCGTTGCCACCATCCGCACGGACGAGGGTCACCGGCGCACCGCGCGGCAACGATTTCTGCAATCCGGACCGCTGGCACTGCTGCCACTGGCGACGCTGGAGGCTGATCACGCCTGCTCGATCGTGTGGAGCGCGGACGATGGACGGGCACAACAGTTGCTGGCGCTCGACGATCGCGCGTTCGCGCTGGAGTTGCAGCGCGCCTGCGAGAGTTGTCTCGGTGGCATAAGCGAGGTATCCCGGCGCTACGATTTTCCGCTGCGCCAACAGCATGCCGACGCGTATGTTGCCCCGGGCGTCGTGCTGGTCGGCGATGCCGCGCACGTGATCCATCCGTTGGCCGGGCAGGGCATCAACCTCGGATTCTCCGACGTGCGGGTATTGGCCGAAGAGCTTGGTCGCGCCCTGCGTCGTGGCGCCGGACCCGGCGATCTGGACGTGCTGGCACGCTACCAGAGGCGTCGACGCGGGGAAAACGCGCTGATGCTGCGCGCGATGCAGGGGTTTCGCCGCCTGTACGGCGCGGATCGGCTCGACCTGCGCCTGCTGCGTAACGTCGGCATGAGCCTGGTGCATCGCAGCGGGCCGCTCAAACGCGAGTTCATGCGCCGCGCCATGGGGCTTGGCTGA
- the ubiH gene encoding 2-octaprenyl-6-methoxyphenyl hydroxylase: MVGASLACALSNTTLRVAVIESTALLGAGHAPSRQPSFDARSTALSLSSARFLDGLGLWQAVRGHAQAIQRIHVSDRGHFGSTRMDAREEGLEALGFVVENQWLGSVLHGALARCPSLRVLAPASVANIRVTPGGARLDVREDGRELEFDASLAVIADGARSGLAARLGIAMEQLPYGQHALITNIGHQKDHGGLAFERFSDQGPLAMLPLPPDADRGARSALVWVLPPALATAAAALDESSFLRRLQTRFGYRLGRLSRCGERHIYPLGRSSASEQARAGVVLLGNAAHSLHPVAGQGFNLSLRDVAALAELLREADARGENPGSLALLQRFVDAQRLDQELTGGFSDVLPRLFGSAFLPLAAARGLGLIGLDLLPGARSLLVRQATGLGGS; encoded by the coding sequence ATGGTCGGTGCCAGCCTGGCGTGCGCGCTGAGCAATACCACGCTGCGCGTTGCGGTGATCGAGAGCACGGCATTGCTGGGCGCCGGACACGCGCCTTCCCGGCAGCCGAGTTTCGATGCGCGCTCGACCGCATTGTCGTTGAGCAGCGCGCGCTTTCTCGACGGTCTGGGCCTTTGGCAAGCGGTGCGTGGTCATGCCCAGGCGATACAACGCATCCATGTGTCCGATCGCGGACATTTCGGGTCGACCCGCATGGATGCGCGTGAGGAAGGCCTCGAAGCGCTCGGTTTCGTGGTCGAGAACCAGTGGCTCGGCAGCGTGCTTCATGGCGCCTTGGCCAGATGTCCGTCGCTGCGAGTGCTGGCACCCGCCAGTGTTGCGAACATCCGAGTCACTCCCGGTGGTGCGCGGCTGGATGTGCGCGAGGACGGGCGGGAGCTCGAATTCGACGCCTCACTCGCGGTGATCGCCGATGGCGCGCGCTCCGGCCTTGCCGCCCGGCTTGGCATCGCCATGGAGCAGCTGCCCTACGGGCAGCACGCCCTGATCACCAATATCGGACACCAGAAAGACCACGGCGGGCTTGCGTTCGAGCGCTTCAGTGACCAGGGGCCGCTGGCCATGCTGCCATTGCCGCCGGACGCCGACCGAGGTGCGCGCAGCGCACTGGTCTGGGTGTTGCCACCCGCGCTCGCGACCGCAGCGGCAGCCCTCGATGAAAGCAGTTTCCTGCGCCGTCTGCAGACCCGCTTCGGTTATCGTCTCGGGCGCTTGAGCCGTTGCGGCGAGCGCCATATCTACCCTCTCGGCCGGTCCTCGGCGAGCGAGCAGGCGCGTGCCGGCGTGGTGCTGCTCGGCAATGCCGCGCACTCGCTCCACCCGGTGGCCGGGCAGGGATTCAACCTGTCGTTGCGCGATGTGGCGGCGCTCGCCGAGTTGTTGCGCGAGGCTGATGCGCGGGGTGAAAACCCGGGCTCGCTGGCCCTGCTGCAGCGCTTCGTGGATGCACAGCGCCTCGATCAGGAACTCACCGGCGGCTTCAGCGACGTGCTGCCGCGGTTGTTCGGCAGTGCGTTTCTGCCGCTGGCTGCGGCGCGTGGTCTCGGCCTGATCGGGCTCGATCTGCTGCCCGGGGCACGCAGTCTGCTGGTGCGCCAGGCGACCGGACTGGGTGGGAGCTGA
- the pepP gene encoding Xaa-Pro aminopeptidase has protein sequence MPATSRRAPAQPRIGNREFARRRRDLMALMEPDSIAILPSSEIRIRNRDNTYPFRQDSDFHYLSGFSEPESVLVLAPGRRHGEFLLFCRERDRARELWDGYRAGPEGVCEQYGADDAFPIGDIDDILPGLIEGRERVYYAMGRQADFDRRLMVWINKIRARARSGAHPPGEFLDLDHLLHELRLYKSTDEIKVMQRAGEISAQAHKRAMRVCRPGMYEYQLEAELLHEFATRGARSPAYSSIVGGGRNGCILHYVENNARLRAGELVLIDAGCEFEHYASDVTRTFPVNGRFDGAQRALYEIVLEAQLAAIRAVKPGSHWNQPHDITVRVITAGLRDLGLLDGELNELVDLEAFRPFYMHRAGHWLGLDVHDVGDYKIADEWRVLEPGMVLTIEPGIYVSPDDPSVAKKWRGIGIRIEDDVVVTRGGRQVLSDAAPKAVADIEQLMAKSR, from the coding sequence ATGCCGGCCACCAGCAGGCGCGCGCCCGCGCAACCGCGGATCGGCAACCGGGAGTTTGCGCGCCGGCGCCGTGACCTGATGGCGTTGATGGAGCCGGACAGCATCGCGATCCTGCCCTCTTCCGAGATCCGCATCCGCAACCGCGACAACACCTATCCATTTCGCCAGGACAGCGATTTTCACTACCTCAGCGGGTTTTCCGAACCGGAATCCGTGCTGGTGCTGGCCCCCGGACGGCGCCACGGCGAATTCCTCCTGTTCTGTCGCGAACGCGACCGCGCGCGTGAGTTATGGGATGGCTATCGCGCGGGTCCGGAGGGTGTCTGCGAGCAGTATGGCGCCGATGATGCATTTCCGATCGGCGATATCGATGACATCCTCCCCGGCCTGATCGAGGGGCGCGAGCGGGTCTATTACGCAATGGGCCGGCAAGCGGATTTCGATCGCCGGCTGATGGTCTGGATCAACAAGATCCGCGCCAGGGCCCGGTCCGGAGCGCATCCGCCCGGCGAGTTTCTCGATCTCGATCATCTGCTGCACGAGCTGCGTCTCTACAAGAGCACGGACGAGATCAAGGTCATGCAGCGCGCGGGCGAGATTTCCGCGCAGGCACACAAGCGTGCCATGCGTGTCTGCCGGCCCGGCATGTACGAGTACCAGCTCGAGGCGGAGCTGCTGCACGAGTTCGCCACCCGGGGCGCGCGTTCGCCTGCCTACAGCAGCATCGTCGGCGGTGGACGCAACGGCTGCATCCTCCACTACGTCGAGAACAACGCCCGGTTGCGCGCCGGCGAGCTGGTGCTGATCGATGCGGGCTGCGAGTTCGAGCACTACGCCTCGGATGTGACCCGCACCTTTCCGGTCAACGGCCGCTTCGATGGCGCGCAGCGCGCGCTCTACGAGATCGTGCTGGAGGCACAGCTCGCCGCAATCCGCGCCGTGAAGCCGGGCAGTCACTGGAACCAGCCGCACGACATCACGGTGCGCGTGATCACCGCGGGCCTGCGTGACCTCGGCCTGCTCGATGGCGAGTTGAACGAGCTGGTGGATCTCGAGGCCTTCCGGCCCTTCTACATGCACCGGGCCGGTCACTGGCTCGGCTTGGACGTGCACGATGTGGGCGACTACAAGATCGCCGACGAGTGGCGGGTGCTGGAACCCGGCATGGTGCTGACCATCGAACCCGGTATCTATGTTTCACCGGATGATCCTTCCGTGGCCAAGAAATGGCGCGGCATCGGCATCCGCATCGAGGATGACGTGGTGGTGACCCGTGGTGGACGCCAGGTTTTGAGCGATGCGGCGCCGAAAGCAGTCGCCGATATCGAGCAATTGATGGCGAAATCCAGGTGA
- a CDS encoding UPF0149 family protein, which produces MMQAESDGFAAIAAMLDPELSVASLHGALVGGLCADTGARLSASALGACLDLVLDEQDLKVSGVLDAVRVTEEALRDPEFGFTPLLPDDDTSLAARVRALAEWCEAFVDGFSAMNSGAALSAETSEILADLGSIAGGLDEESLAEGDDEDENDFMQIAEFVRIAALGIFTERAAPVEATLH; this is translated from the coding sequence ATGATGCAAGCCGAAAGCGATGGCTTTGCGGCAATTGCCGCGATGCTCGATCCGGAGCTCTCCGTTGCCAGCCTGCACGGGGCCCTGGTGGGAGGCTTGTGCGCGGATACCGGCGCGCGTCTCAGCGCCTCCGCGCTGGGCGCCTGCCTCGATCTGGTCCTCGATGAGCAGGACCTGAAGGTGAGCGGAGTGCTCGATGCAGTGCGTGTCACCGAGGAGGCGCTGCGCGATCCGGAGTTTGGATTCACGCCGCTGCTTCCCGACGACGACACCAGCCTCGCGGCGCGGGTACGGGCGCTTGCCGAGTGGTGCGAGGCTTTCGTCGACGGCTTTTCCGCGATGAATAGCGGTGCGGCGCTGTCCGCCGAGACCAGCGAGATTCTTGCCGATCTGGGTTCCATCGCGGGTGGTCTCGACGAGGAGTCACTGGCCGAGGGAGACGACGAGGACGAGAATGATTTCATGCAGATCGCGGAGTTCGTGCGCATCGCCGCGCTCGGAATCTTCACCGAGCGCGCGGCGCCCGTCGAAGCGACGCTGCACTGA
- a CDS encoding TIGR02449 family protein, whose amino-acid sequence MEMQQLKLLEQRVEDLIRLCARLDQEIRALKSSERQLRDERAQLLRKNEDARSKVEAMIGRLRSLEQES is encoded by the coding sequence ATGGAAATGCAGCAATTGAAACTTCTCGAGCAACGGGTCGAAGACCTGATCCGGCTGTGTGCACGCCTGGATCAGGAGATCCGCGCCCTCAAGAGCTCGGAGCGGCAACTGCGCGACGAACGGGCGCAACTGCTGCGCAAGAACGAGGACGCGCGCTCCAAGGTGGAAGCGATGATCGGGCGCCTGCGCTCCCTGGAGCAGGAATCATGA
- a CDS encoding cell division protein ZapA, whose product MSADVNTVKVNILDKDYQVSCPAAERDALVESARYLDQQMRTIRQGGKVVGVERIAVMAALNITHELIRQGQQSSLGSQDLQERIRRLTTRIDDSINSVRQMEM is encoded by the coding sequence ATGAGTGCGGATGTCAACACCGTAAAGGTGAACATTCTCGACAAGGATTACCAGGTTTCCTGCCCGGCCGCGGAGCGCGATGCGCTGGTCGAATCGGCGCGTTACCTCGACCAGCAAATGCGCACCATCCGCCAGGGTGGCAAGGTGGTCGGCGTCGAGCGCATCGCGGTGATGGCAGCGCTCAACATCACCCATGAGCTGATTCGCCAGGGTCAGCAGTCCAGCCTCGGCAGCCAGGATCTGCAGGAGCGGATCCGACGGCTTACCACGCGCATCGACGACAGCATCAACAGCGTCCGCCAGATGGAAATGTAG
- a CDS encoding 5-formyltetrahydrofolate cyclo-ligase, protein MSSRTILRNQCRTLREQLSGAERRQASLQICRRIRTSAYYWAASHLAVFWPMDSTEVDLRELLGSALRHGKRCYLPVMRSARKMVFVRYRATTELYLNDYGIPEPRYLGRDMLAPALLDLVCVPLLGFDRSGTRLGAGGGYYDRAFSFKLDESAAKPRLLGVAFANQELGGIARAPWDVPLGAIATERELIECAASRDSAQE, encoded by the coding sequence ATGTCCTCGCGCACCATTCTGCGTAACCAGTGCCGAACGCTGCGGGAACAGCTGTCCGGGGCCGAACGCCGCCAGGCCTCGTTGCAGATCTGCCGACGGATCCGGACCTCGGCGTATTACTGGGCTGCCAGTCACCTCGCCGTATTCTGGCCGATGGATTCCACGGAAGTGGACCTGCGCGAATTGCTGGGCTCGGCGTTGCGCCACGGCAAGCGCTGTTATCTGCCGGTGATGCGCAGCGCCCGCAAGATGGTGTTCGTGCGCTATCGCGCCACCACCGAACTGTATCTGAATGATTACGGCATACCCGAGCCGCGCTATCTCGGCCGCGATATGCTGGCGCCTGCGCTGCTCGATCTGGTCTGCGTACCACTGCTCGGATTCGACCGCAGCGGCACCCGTCTTGGTGCCGGCGGAGGCTATTACGACCGCGCGTTCTCGTTCAAGCTCGACGAGTCCGCCGCAAAACCCCGCCTGCTCGGCGTGGCATTCGCCAACCAGGAGCTTGGTGGCATTGCGCGTGCGCCCTGGGACGTACCGCTTGGCGCGATCGCGACCGAGCGGGAACTCATCGAGTGCGCTGCCTCGCGCGACTCAGCCCAGGAATAG
- the ilvA gene encoding threonine ammonia-lyase, biosynthetic — MPKSYIKRILAARVYDVAIESPIDEARQLSARFGNRILLKREDLQPVFSFKLRGAYNRIVALGAEERARGVITASAGNHAQGVALAAERLQIKALIVMPRTTPEIKVSAVRSRGARVVLHGDTYDEACAHALTLATEKGMSYVHAYDDPDVIAGQGTIGMEILRQLSGPLDAVFVPVGGGGLLAGIAAYIKYVRPAVRVIGVEPDDAACLAAALKAGRRVKLTHVGIFADGVAVGQIGKETFRVIRQTVDEVITVSTDEMCAAIKDIFDDTRSIAEPAGALALAGLKKYIEREGVRGQTLVAIDSGANTNFDRLRHISERTEIGEKREAVLSVTIPEQPGSFRAFCNVVGRQRSITEFNYRYADAGQARIFVGVQVSPERGDRETLVEELGARGYPVMDLSDNEMAKLHVRYMVGGRAPAKGAEEIVYRFEFPERPGALLNFLNKLEHGWNISLFHYRNHGADFARVLVGFQVPKKERRALAEFFAEMARVHRVYNYWDESENPAYRLFLG; from the coding sequence ATGCCGAAGTCCTATATCAAGCGCATCCTTGCCGCGCGTGTCTATGATGTGGCCATCGAGAGTCCGATCGACGAGGCGCGCCAGTTGTCGGCGCGTTTTGGCAACCGCATCCTGCTCAAGCGCGAGGATTTGCAGCCGGTGTTCTCGTTCAAGCTGCGCGGCGCCTACAACAGGATCGTCGCGCTCGGCGCCGAGGAGCGCGCGCGCGGTGTAATCACGGCCTCGGCCGGCAACCATGCCCAGGGCGTGGCGCTGGCAGCCGAGCGTCTGCAGATCAAGGCGCTGATCGTGATGCCGCGCACCACGCCGGAGATCAAGGTGAGCGCGGTGCGCAGCCGCGGAGCGCGCGTGGTGCTGCATGGTGACACCTATGACGAAGCCTGCGCGCATGCCCTGACGCTGGCCACCGAAAAGGGCATGAGCTATGTGCATGCCTATGATGATCCGGACGTGATCGCGGGGCAGGGCACGATCGGCATGGAGATTCTGCGTCAGTTGTCGGGGCCGCTCGATGCGGTGTTCGTTCCAGTCGGCGGCGGTGGCCTGCTGGCCGGTATCGCGGCCTATATCAAGTACGTGCGGCCTGCGGTCAGGGTGATCGGTGTCGAGCCCGACGATGCGGCCTGCCTGGCGGCGGCATTGAAGGCCGGGCGGCGCGTCAAGCTCACGCACGTGGGCATTTTTGCCGATGGCGTGGCGGTCGGACAGATCGGCAAGGAAACCTTTCGCGTGATCCGCCAGACCGTCGATGAGGTGATAACCGTCAGCACGGACGAGATGTGCGCGGCGATCAAGGACATCTTCGATGACACGCGCTCGATCGCGGAACCGGCCGGCGCGCTGGCACTCGCGGGCCTGAAGAAATACATCGAGCGCGAAGGCGTGCGCGGACAGACACTGGTCGCGATCGACAGCGGTGCGAACACCAATTTCGACCGCCTGCGCCATATCTCCGAGCGTACCGAGATCGGCGAGAAACGCGAAGCGGTGCTGAGCGTCACGATCCCCGAGCAGCCGGGCAGTTTTCGCGCGTTCTGCAACGTGGTGGGGCGCCAGCGTTCGATCACCGAATTCAATTACCGCTACGCCGATGCGGGCCAGGCGCGGATCTTTGTCGGGGTGCAGGTTTCGCCCGAGCGCGGCGATCGCGAGACCCTGGTGGAGGAACTGGGTGCCAGGGGTTACCCGGTCATGGACCTGAGCGACAACGAGATGGCCAAGTTGCATGTGCGGTATATGGTGGGCGGGCGCGCGCCGGCGAAGGGCGCGGAGGAGATCGTCTATCGCTTCGAGTTTCCGGAGCGTCCCGGCGCATTGCTCAATTTCCTGAACAAGCTCGAGCACGGCTGGAATATCTCGCTGTTTCACTACCGCAACCACGGTGCCGATTTCGCCCGCGTGCTGGTCGGATTCCAGGTGCCGAAAAAGGAGCGCCGGGCACTGGCCGAGTTCTTCGCGGAAATGGCCCGTGTTCACCGGGTCTACAACTATTGGGACGAAAGCGAGAATCCCGCCTACCGGCTATTCCTGGGCTGA
- the rpiA gene encoding ribose-5-phosphate isomerase RpiA, with protein sequence MKTQDELKRAAAQAAFEHVRERLDERTVIGVGTGSTANLFIDLLAGIRARITATVASSEGSARRLAAHGIPVLDLNAVDGVDIYVDGADEANAQLQLVKGGGAALTREKIVAAVAREFICIADHSKLVARLGAYPLPVEVIPMARSHVGRAIVHLGGSPVYRQGVLTDNGNIIIDVHDLPAYDPLLMEVELNNIVGVVCNGLFARRPADLLLLAGPDGVREMRAS encoded by the coding sequence ATGAAAACCCAGGACGAGCTGAAACGAGCCGCCGCGCAAGCGGCCTTCGAGCATGTGCGCGAGCGGCTCGACGAGCGTACCGTGATCGGCGTCGGCACCGGCTCGACCGCCAACCTGTTCATCGACCTGCTGGCCGGAATTCGCGCGCGCATCACGGCGACGGTTGCCAGCTCCGAGGGCTCGGCCAGGCGGCTTGCCGCGCATGGCATCCCGGTTCTCGACCTGAACGCGGTCGACGGGGTCGACATCTACGTCGACGGAGCCGACGAGGCCAACGCGCAACTGCAGCTCGTCAAGGGGGGCGGCGCCGCATTGACCCGCGAGAAGATCGTTGCGGCAGTGGCGCGCGAATTCATCTGCATCGCCGACCACAGCAAGCTGGTGGCCCGGCTCGGTGCATACCCGCTGCCGGTGGAGGTGATCCCGATGGCGCGCAGCCACGTGGGGCGCGCGATCGTGCATCTCGGCGGTAGCCCGGTTTACCGTCAGGGCGTGCTGACCGACAACGGCAACATCATCATCGATGTACACGATTTGCCGGCCTACGATCCGCTGCTGATGGAAGTCGAGCTGAACAACATCGTCGGGGTGGTATGCAACGGGCTTTTCGCGCGCCGCCCGGCGGACCTGTTGTTGCTGGCTGGTCCCGACGGCGTGCGCGAGATGCGCGCGTCCTGA
- a CDS encoding fumarylacetoacetate hydrolase family protein translates to MLHPVLERDRRATVSYLAGAAQRLAGLLPQLEVDADIEVLHRFRVELRRIRTALKALGQFLPVADVAELADECRWLAGRSGGLRDIDVFLQRLADYAHLPDTDPAVTTLRRALNRMRYRERRALLSSCRSLRAHRLVERLQSFAGLTPHTPGWPARAVNRGALRHALGSMLKHGRAIDDSSEPLQLHDLRKRCKRLRYLLEMHAPDGDEPEIVAAIRRMRKLQNVLGDYQDFATHAQLLQAVLQYPGATGDAALCQLIEALTQELQRQAAAARARFAVRFRQFSSGKHHRRLRALIAGDPGLQRPLVGTDGYCHAYVSGKRIELPVGKLVCVGRNYAAHAQELGNPVPETPLLFIKPPSAAVDFAPFIRVPAARGSVHHELEIAVLIGRELCAATPGQVRAAIAGIGLAIDLTLRDVQDGLKAQSHPWEMAKGFDASCPISVFLPLDPACDLANLELKLAVNGRRRQFGNSAQMLTPIIDLICYASAQFSLWPGDVVLTGTPKGVGPLVPGDRISADLTGLLRVRSQIVG, encoded by the coding sequence ATGTTGCATCCGGTTCTGGAGCGGGATCGACGCGCCACCGTGAGTTATCTCGCTGGCGCCGCGCAGCGCCTGGCCGGCCTGTTGCCGCAGCTGGAAGTCGACGCCGATATCGAGGTGCTGCACCGCTTCCGGGTCGAGCTGCGCCGCATACGCACCGCGCTGAAGGCGCTCGGGCAGTTCCTGCCGGTCGCGGACGTCGCGGAACTTGCGGATGAATGCCGCTGGCTGGCAGGGCGCAGCGGAGGTCTGCGCGATATCGATGTATTCCTGCAGCGGCTCGCGGATTATGCCCACCTGCCGGACACCGATCCCGCCGTGACGACGTTGCGCCGTGCGCTCAACCGGATGCGTTACCGGGAACGGCGTGCGCTGCTGTCCTCGTGCCGCAGCCTGCGCGCACATCGACTGGTGGAGCGTCTGCAATCCTTCGCCGGACTGACACCCCATACCCCGGGGTGGCCGGCGCGGGCGGTCAATCGCGGCGCGTTGCGCCATGCTCTGGGTTCGATGCTCAAACACGGGCGTGCGATCGATGACAGCTCCGAGCCGCTGCAGCTTCACGACCTGCGCAAGCGCTGCAAACGCCTGCGCTACCTGCTGGAAATGCATGCACCGGATGGCGACGAGCCCGAGATCGTTGCCGCGATCCGGCGTATGCGCAAGCTGCAGAACGTGCTTGGCGACTATCAGGATTTCGCCACGCATGCGCAGCTGTTGCAGGCCGTGCTGCAGTACCCGGGTGCGACCGGCGATGCGGCATTATGCCAGTTGATCGAGGCGCTGACGCAGGAGCTGCAGCGGCAGGCGGCGGCCGCGCGCGCGCGCTTCGCGGTCCGCTTTCGCCAGTTCAGCAGCGGCAAGCACCACCGGCGACTGCGCGCGTTGATTGCCGGTGACCCGGGCTTGCAGCGCCCGCTGGTCGGCACCGATGGTTACTGTCACGCTTATGTCTCCGGCAAGCGTATCGAGCTGCCGGTAGGCAAGCTGGTGTGTGTCGGGCGCAACTATGCGGCCCATGCGCAAGAGCTCGGAAACCCGGTTCCGGAAACGCCGCTGCTGTTCATCAAGCCGCCGTCCGCGGCGGTCGATTTCGCACCCTTCATCCGGGTACCTGCCGCGCGCGGCAGCGTGCACCACGAGCTCGAGATCGCGGTGCTGATCGGGCGCGAATTGTGCGCCGCCACACCCGGGCAGGTGCGCGCGGCGATCGCCGGTATCGGGCTCGCGATCGATCTGACGCTGCGCGATGTGCAGGATGGGCTGAAAGCGCAGAGCCATCCCTGGGAGATGGCCAAGGGCTTTGACGCATCCTGCCCGATCAGCGTATTTCTGCCACTCGATCCCGCTTGCGATCTGGCCAACCTGGAGCTGAAGCTCGCGGTGAACGGACGCCGGCGACAGTTTGGCAACAGCGCCCAGATGCTGACGCCGATCATCGATCTGATCTGCTATGCCAGTGCGCAGTTCAGTCTGTGGCCGGGTGACGTCGTGTTGACCGGGACGCCAAAAGGCGTGGGGCCGTTGGTCCCGGGGGATCGGATCAGTGCGGATCTCACCGGCCTGTTGCGGGTGCGTTCGCAGATCGTTGGCTGA
- a CDS encoding histidine phosphatase family protein, giving the protein MKHLLIVRHAKSAWSDASLRDFDRPLNKRGEHDAPEMGARLKSRSLVPQQMIASPARRALRTAQLLAAQFDYPVADIEIVDGLYEAGTGDWLALIGALPEALECVLAVGHNPTITELANLLCPAARIDNVPTCGVLHLGYGSTPWCAVAGTRPLEWDFDYPKR; this is encoded by the coding sequence ATGAAACATCTGTTGATAGTGCGGCATGCGAAATCGGCCTGGAGTGACGCTTCACTGCGCGATTTCGATCGCCCGCTGAACAAGCGCGGCGAGCACGACGCTCCGGAAATGGGCGCGCGCCTGAAGAGCCGTTCGCTGGTGCCGCAACAAATGATTGCCAGCCCGGCACGGCGCGCGCTGCGCACGGCGCAACTGCTGGCCGCGCAGTTCGATTATCCCGTTGCCGATATTGAAATCGTCGACGGGTTGTACGAGGCGGGGACCGGCGACTGGCTGGCGCTGATCGGCGCCCTGCCGGAGGCGCTCGAATGCGTGCTCGCCGTCGGGCACAACCCCACCATCACCGAACTCGCCAACCTGCTGTGCCCGGCGGCGCGAATCGACAATGTACCGACCTGCGGTGTATTGCACCTCGGTTACGGGAGCACGCCCTGGTGCGCGGTGGCCGGGACCAGGCCGCTGGAATGGGATTTCGATTACCCCAAGCGCTAG